Within the Candidatus Zixiibacteriota bacterium genome, the region TGAGTGAGTCGCAAATCAAAATAGGGGTCGATTTCCGCGGCGATCTGTTCTATGTCGCCCGTGTGGATTACAGCGGCGGACGCCCGGAAGTCAAGGCCCTCTTTCGCCTGGAAAAGCAACACCTCGGTCAACATCACCTGCTCGAAGGCGGACAGTTGATACTATCGGTGCCCGACTCCGAGATAATTCTCAAACGTCTGAATCTTAATGGAAGTGCCGGTGATATCGAGACGCGTGCCCGCTTCGAACTGGTTCACACTCTAATGGAAGACGAAGATCGGTTCTATTTCGATATTATTCCCACCGGTAAAGAATCGGCGTATCTGGGTTTGATCCTTCGCAAAGAGCGCCTGGAGAGTTTTCTCGATAAGCTCCTCGACCAGCGGCGGAGCTTCTTCGCACAGAGCGGATACCGGACGAGGGCGGCCGCGCTGGCCGATGGCTACATAAACTTTTGCCGCTTAACCGGCGGCGATTTGATCTGCCTTGCCGACTTCATGGGCCAGTCGGCTTCGATGGCTTTCGTTTACCGCAACAAGATTATCGATTTGACGCACATGTCGCTCAAACGCTTCGATTTGACCACAACCGCCGGAGTCGGCAAAATGTGCGTGGAACTGAAAACCCTCGTTAATTTCAAAGTCGCAGCCTTGTTCAACGAGGGTATCAGTACGCCACTTTCGGCAATGTTGCTCTCCGGTGACACTGTTACCGAACAGGACTCTCAAATCATGAAACGGTACTTCCCTGTCGAAATTATCACCCCCACCGTAAACAGCGGCTTTTTCAACGGTCAGGCTGACCTGACCGATGTACCTCTCGAGAAATATATTGTAGCCCTCGGGCTGGCCGCCAATTAAGGTTGCCATCGGGGATTTTGTTTTATATCTTTACCAACCGTAACAACATAACTTTTCGAAACTGGAGCGATGTGGCTGCCAAGAATAAAAAAAGCCTCGCCATTTATCCCGGGACATTCGACCCCGTAACCAACGGACACATGTCTCTGATAGAGAGGGCTACTCATTTGTTTGACGAGGTAATCGTGGCCGTTTCGATGAGCGCCGGCAAAAACACCTTTTTTGATTTCGAAGAACGCATTCAGATGATCACCGCCGCTGTCGAAAAAGAAGGCCACGGTAGTGTCAGAGTGATCGGATTCGAGGGTCTTCTCGCCGACCTGGCAAAACAGATGAATGCTTCGGCGATTATCCGCGGCCTGCGAGCCTTATCCGACTTTGAGTATGAGTTTCAGATGGCCCTCATGAACCGTAAACTGGCCCGCGAAATCGAAACTGTCTTTCTCATGCCGGCCCTGTCGTGGGTTTACCTGTCATCGACCATCGTCAAAGATGTAGCCAAAAACGGCGGTGACGTCAAAGACCTCGTGCCTCCGGTGGTGAAAAGAGCGCTTTTGAAAAAACTCGGCCTCAACAACAGAAAACGCTGACCGACCTCAGCTTCCGGACAATACTATATGACAGATCAAAACCAAAAAGACGATAATCAGCAAACGCCGCAGATGCCGCTGGCGGATCTGATTAAAATACGACGCGATAAAATCGCCGAACTCAAAGCTAAAAACATTTCCGCCTACCCCTACCGCTATGAACGCACCCATGCGATTGCGGATGCGCTGAAGGACTTCGATGAATATGCGGCAAATGGAACCACTATCCGCGTTGCCGGAAGAATGATGCTCAAGCGCAAGATGGGTAAATCTTTCTTTGCCCACATGCAGGACAGCTCCGATAGAATTCAGATATATCTGAAGCTCGACATAGTCGGCCAGGACCAGTTCGATCTGTTCAACAGTCTCGATCTCGGCGACATTATCGGTTGCGAGGGAACCCTGTTTGTCACCAAGACGGGGGAGAGAACTCTAAGAGTAACATCCTTTGAGCTTCTTACCAAAGCGCTTCACCCTCTCCCGGACAAACATTCCGGCCTCACCGACAAAGAAACGCGCTATCGACGCCGCTACGCCGACTTGATTGTCAATCCGGAAGTCCGCGATGTATTCGTGAAGCGTTCGCAAATTATTCAGGCCATTCGCGATTACCTGAACCTGCAGGGATTTCTTGAAGTCGAAACGCCAATTCTCCAGCCCATCTATGGCGGCGGTAACGCCCGTCCGTTCATGACCCACTACATGCGCCTTGATCGCGACATGTATCTTCGCATCGCCGACGAGCTCTATCTCAAACGCCTGATAATCGGCGGTTACGAAAAAGTCTGGGAATTCTGCAAAGATTTCCGCAACGAGGGCATGGACCGCCTCCACAACCCCGAATTCAGTATGATAGAATTATACTGGGCCTACGCCGACTACAAGGATATGGCGGCCATGTTCGAGCAGATGCTTCGCGATGTCGTCTTCAAGATTCACGGCAAGTACAAGATTCCGTATGGCGACAATGAAATCGACTTCGAACCTCCCTTCCGATGGGTGACCATGCTCGGCTCTATCAAAGAGGCTACGGGGGTGGATCTGTCTGAGATGTCATACGAGGACGCCAAGAAAGCCGCGAAGGGTCTGGGTGTTGATGGCGATGAACTGATTAACTGGGGTAAGGTGGTCGAGGCGGTGTGGGAAGCCAAAGTCGAACCGACTTTGATGCAGCCTACCTTTATCGCCGATTTCCCGGTAGAGATTTCACCGCTCGCCAAGAAGCACCGCGAGAATCCGCGCCTGACCGAACGGTTCGAATTGTTTATAGCCACCAACGAGATGGGCAACGCCTTCAGCGAACTCAACGATCCTGTTGACCAACTTCAGAGATTCATGCAGCAGGGCAAAGCGCTTGCGGCTGGTGATGAAGAGGCTCAGCCTCTTGATGATGATTTTATCACCGCGCTGGCGTACGGAATGCCGCCGACAGCCGGATTGGGATTCGGGATTGACCGCTTGATCATGCTGCTGACCAACCAGCATTCGATTCGCGATGTTTTGTTTTTCCCGGCCATGAAAGAATTGGGCGACGGTTCCGTGCCGGTCTCGCAGATACTCTCCAAAATAATAGCGGACGAAGAGAAGTAGGCTCGGCCTCTTTTCAATTCGTCCGCGAAATTTAGGTCGGCTCAAACCCGTCTGAGTACCTATCCTTGAGCTTTCTCCTGCTCTTTGCGGAGTTTCTTAAGGCGTTTTTCGAGTTGCTTGCAGAAATCTCTCGATATCTGTCTGTAAGCATTATCTCCGGACTCCAACCCACTACTCACTGTAGCCCGAAAATTACCGCCAAACACGGTAAGACCTGTGGAGTTGTCCACCAGCCGCATAGTCATCACGCAGTCGGCATTACCCAAACCAAATCCTACAAAAAACCTCACGACCCCACTGCCTTTTTTATATTCCAAAAAACTCCCGCGTATCTCATAGTCTGGTATCAGCGTGTCTTCTGACAGCAGGTTGATGATGTCATACTTTTCTATTTCCTCCGTTAGGCATTCTTTGAATTTGGCAACGTCCTCGATAGTGGGTTTATCGCCTTCCGCAGTATTGATAGGCAGTTCATCGGCAAATGCGCCTATCTTACATGTTCGGTCGGGACTTATCCAATCCTCAAGGTCATGTGTGATAGCATACCGATTGGTGCAGCCCGTCGACAGGATTGCCGTGATCATCGCTGCTATGATGCATGATTTCTTTAAGGCACTCATTTGATTCACCCTCAGAATTTGCGGAACATTATTTCAGCAGCAGGACCATTCCAAACTGAATATCAAAGTGATAGGCTAAATTCATTTCATCGTAGACGTAATACACGTCGCTTTGGTCCCCGTTTCCAAGCCACAAGATGTCAAGACAAGCGCCTAAGTTGAAACCCAGGTCTTGATCGATCAAAAAGTCCAACCCGGCCCCCATGGTAGTGATAAACTTGGTTTCAGTAGACTCAATTCGAGTGGTAAGGTTATATAAGGGATTGGATGCAAGGTAAGTTTGATCGGCCTCCAACTTGCTCGTGACGCCACCGAACCCCCCGTAAACATAGTAGAGTACGCTCGGCTCGTCACGATTGAATGCCCCGTAAAATTGGGCTGAGAGCGAATATTTCCAGGTCGAAATGTTGTAGTCGTCCAATAGGTAAAAATCCACGTAGTTATCAGTAACCAAATACGCCAGACCGTCTTCCGGTCTTATCCCTGCGTAGGAGATCGACGCCCGAAAGGCGGTATTGTGAGTAAAAGGTACGATTATATTACCGTCAAAACCGAAACCGGACTGAAATCCTTCATAGTAATCTCCCAGTGGGAAACAGTAATTGCCTCCCCAGCTAAATCCTATTTTGTAAAGTTTTCGGCGCGCTTCTCTGTGTACGTCAGAGTCCGCGGATTTCCATGTTTCCCCGCCACGCTGCCGGTAATGGTCGCCTACTACTGACTCGGTGACGTCCTCGCCGTTGGAATCTACGATTACCGTGACATCCGTGAAGCTAACCACCTTTTTCTTATTTTCAAATTTGAAACTGATAGTCTTGAGCCGACGATCCACGGTGTAGGACACATTTTCATAAACAGTGCTGTCTTTGAGCGTAATCGTGCCCTTTTCGGTTGTATAGGCGCTTACCGGTGGCGAGTATAAAGCAACTACTAGTATGCCGAACAAGACTGTCGGCCGGAGATATCCAAGGAACTGCTTCATCATCTCCCCTTTCACGATTAACTTTGAATTAACTCTGATTCGCTTGAATATAGAGAA harbors:
- a CDS encoding DUF4410 domain-containing protein, which encodes MSALKKSCIIAAMITAILSTGCTNRYAITHDLEDWISPDRTCKIGAFADELPINTAEGDKPTIEDVAKFKECLTEEIEKYDIINLLSEDTLIPDYEIRGSFLEYKKGSGVVRFFVGFGLGNADCVMTMRLVDNSTGLTVFGGNFRATVSSGLESGDNAYRQISRDFCKQLEKRLKKLRKEQEKAQG
- the coaD gene encoding pantetheine-phosphate adenylyltransferase, whose amino-acid sequence is MAAKNKKSLAIYPGTFDPVTNGHMSLIERATHLFDEVIVAVSMSAGKNTFFDFEERIQMITAAVEKEGHGSVRVIGFEGLLADLAKQMNASAIIRGLRALSDFEYEFQMALMNRKLAREIETVFLMPALSWVYLSSTIVKDVAKNGGDVKDLVPPVVKRALLKKLGLNNRKR
- the lysS gene encoding lysine--tRNA ligase codes for the protein MPLADLIKIRRDKIAELKAKNISAYPYRYERTHAIADALKDFDEYAANGTTIRVAGRMMLKRKMGKSFFAHMQDSSDRIQIYLKLDIVGQDQFDLFNSLDLGDIIGCEGTLFVTKTGERTLRVTSFELLTKALHPLPDKHSGLTDKETRYRRRYADLIVNPEVRDVFVKRSQIIQAIRDYLNLQGFLEVETPILQPIYGGGNARPFMTHYMRLDRDMYLRIADELYLKRLIIGGYEKVWEFCKDFRNEGMDRLHNPEFSMIELYWAYADYKDMAAMFEQMLRDVVFKIHGKYKIPYGDNEIDFEPPFRWVTMLGSIKEATGVDLSEMSYEDAKKAAKGLGVDGDELINWGKVVEAVWEAKVEPTLMQPTFIADFPVEISPLAKKHRENPRLTERFELFIATNEMGNAFSELNDPVDQLQRFMQQGKALAAGDEEAQPLDDDFITALAYGMPPTAGLGFGIDRLIMLLTNQHSIRDVLFFPAMKELGDGSVPVSQILSKIIADEEK